A single genomic interval of Rhizobium leguminosarum bv. trifolii WSM1325 harbors:
- a CDS encoding phosphonate metabolism protein (TIGRFAM: phosphonate metabolism protein~PFAM: protein of unknown function DUF1045~KEGG: rec:RHECIAT_CH0000200 hypothetical protein), with product MRYALYFSPPKDDPLTGAASLWLGRNAFTGETYPAPEYEQLGAAEQFELTADPRRYGFHATIKAPFSLASSVTEKDLMTVAEDFAQRTQAFEIPELVLGQLGRFFALVPGSLHQPLQDFAAKVVRSFEPFRAALSEADMARRNPEKLSDSQRAHLQRWGYPYVMEDFGFHMTLSGQVPETRAAVMKAILTERFADFTGRPLSISGLAVFIEETRGAPFKVHSWLPLAGAKS from the coding sequence TTGCGCTACGCTCTCTATTTCTCGCCGCCGAAGGATGATCCCCTGACCGGCGCGGCCTCGCTCTGGCTCGGCCGCAATGCTTTCACCGGCGAGACCTATCCGGCACCGGAATATGAGCAACTGGGTGCTGCAGAACAGTTCGAGCTGACCGCCGACCCCCGCCGCTACGGCTTTCATGCCACGATCAAGGCGCCGTTTTCGCTCGCCTCTTCCGTCACCGAGAAAGATCTCATGACCGTTGCCGAGGATTTTGCCCAGCGCACGCAAGCCTTCGAGATTCCTGAACTCGTACTTGGCCAGCTCGGCCGTTTTTTTGCCCTCGTTCCCGGTTCTCTTCATCAACCTCTTCAGGATTTCGCCGCGAAGGTGGTAAGGTCCTTCGAACCGTTCCGCGCAGCGCTTTCCGAGGCCGATATGGCGCGGCGCAATCCGGAGAAGCTCAGCGACAGCCAGCGCGCCCATCTGCAGCGCTGGGGTTATCCTTACGTCATGGAGGATTTCGGCTTTCACATGACGCTGAGCGGCCAAGTGCCCGAGACACGCGCCGCAGTGATGAAAGCGATCCTGACCGAGCGGTTTGCCGATTTCACCGGCCGGCCGCTTTCGATTTCCGGCCTTGCCGTCTTCATCGAGGAGACGCGCGGCGCCCCATTCAAAGTTCATTCCTGGCTGCCGCTTGCCGGCGCCAAAAGCTGA